A single window of Arvicanthis niloticus isolate mArvNil1 chromosome 20, mArvNil1.pat.X, whole genome shotgun sequence DNA harbors:
- the Mif gene encoding macrophage migration inhibitory factor, translating to MPMFIVNTNIPRASVPEGFLSELTQQLAQATGKPAQYIAVHVVPDQLMTFSGTTDPCALCSLHSIGKIGGAQNRNYSKLLCGLLSDRLRISPDRIYINYYDMNAANVGWNGSTFA from the exons ATGCCTATGTTCATCGTGAACACCAATATTCCCCGCGCCTCCGTGCCAGAGGGGTTTCTCTCCGAGCTCACCCAGCAGCTGGCGCAGGCCACCGGCAAGCCGGCACAG taCATCGCAGTGCACGTGGTCCCGGACCAGCTCATGACTTTTAGTGGCACGACCGACCCCTGCGCCCTCTGCAGCCTGCACAGCATCGGCAAGATCGGTGGCGCCCAGAACCGCAACTACAGCAAGCTTCTGTGCGGCCTGCTGTCGGATCGTCTGCGCATCAGCCCGGACCG GATCTACATCAACTATTACGACATGAACGCAGCCAACGTGGGCTGGAACGGTTCCACCTTCGCTTGA